A part of Periophthalmus magnuspinnatus isolate fPerMag1 chromosome 19, fPerMag1.2.pri, whole genome shotgun sequence genomic DNA contains:
- the cog7 gene encoding conserved oligomeric Golgi complex subunit 7: MDFSKFLDDDFDVKDWVNGAFKVVQKDAPGKADTHAATLVMKLQLFIQEVNNAIEESSNQAVQNMPRVLRDVEALKQEASFLKEQMVLVKEDIKKCEQDTAQSMQVLVEIDNVKGRMQLAADALQEADKWTTLSADIEETFKTQDFALISSKLTSMQNSLAMLVDTPDYSEKCVHLEALKNRLEALASPQIVATFNSMSIDQAKLFVKVFTEIDRMPQLLAYYYKCHKGQLVNMWQDIAQSELNLNQQLAEFYDTLLSTWHSQLQWTIQVFKNPYEVVTVLLIQTLGAMVPSIPVCLSSAMERAAQDQRLETLLELHLTTATFGHSLEAAMLPHLGDNNLLKVNELVCALYDPYKPYQLQYGELEESHLLIQISAVPLEHGEVIDCVEEMSHSVGKLFGLCSAAVDRCIKLTDGLAVCGLLKALKALFTKYVSDFSRTLQSIRKKCRLEDAPSSTAFQEDWTAFQNSVRIIATCGELLRQCGAFEQQLSNKILGTAGKYLSESYSPRSLAGIQEASSTERKSATKNPWQEYNYLQRGNMTEYNSLMELLYNLKEKGTGNSSLLAEPRAALTRLNQQANQLAFDSVFLQIKHQLCLVSKMESQDGPGLGESYTEDLPTFSLSPQEYITNIGQYLMSLPLHLEPFVTQEDPALEMALHAGKLPFPPEQGDDFGELDNTADYWLGSIARATMQTYCDAILLIPQLSPHSTKQLATDIDYLSNVMDALGLQPSRTLQHIVTLLRTKPEEYRQTAKLLPRRLSSTIAALRGIDY; this comes from the exons AGGCGTCCTTCCTCAAAGAGCAGATGGTCCTGGTCAAAGAGGACATCAAGAAGTGTGAGCAAGACACTGCACAGTCTATGCAG GTGCTGGTGGAGATAGATAACGTAAAGGGGCGCATGCAGTTGGCAGCAGATGCACTACAAGAGGCAGATAAATGGACCACCCTCAGTGCAGATATTGAAGAAACCTTTAAAACACAG GACTTTGCACTAATCTCTTCTAAACTAACCAGCATGCAGAACAGCCTGGCCATGTTGGTGGACACTCCAGACTACTCAGAAAAGTGTGTCCATTTGGAGGCCCTCAAAAACAGGCTGGAAGCTCTGGCCAGCCCGCAGATAGTGGCAACCTTCAACTCCATGTCTATAG atcAAGCAAAGTTGTTTGTCAAAGTATTTACCGAGATTGACCGAATGCCACAGCTTCTTGCCTACTACTACAAATGCCACAAA ggTCAGTTGGTGAATATGTGGCAGGACATTGCTCAGAGTGAACTCAATCTAAACCAACAACTGGCCGAGTTCTATGATACATTGCTTTCCACATGGCATTCTCAACTTCAATGGACCATCCAG gtttttaagAATCCCTATGAGGTGGTGACAGTGTTGCTGATTCAGACTCTGGGGGCCATGGTGCCATCCATCCCTGTGTGCCTGAGCTCAGCCATGGAGCGAGCTGCACAAGACCAGCGCCTCGAAACACTACTAGAACTACACCTCACTACTGCCACTTTTGGACACAGTCTGGAGGCCGCAATGCTGCCACACCTAG GTGACAATAACCTCCTGAAAGTGAATGAATTGGTTTGTGCCCTCTACGACCCCTATAAACCTTATCAGCTGCAGTACGGAGAGCTTGAGGAAAGTCATCTCCTTATTCAAATCAGTGCAGTTCCTCTG GaacatggagaggttattgatTGCGTTGAGGAGATGAGCCACTCTGTAGGCAAGTTGTTTGGACTTTGCAGTGCTGCTGTGGATCGGTGCATCAAACTGACTGATGGACTGGCAGTGTGTGGACTCCTTaaagcactcaaagctctttttACAAA ATATGTGTCTGACTTCTCAAGAACGCTACAGTCAATTAGGAAGAAGTGCAGACTGGAGGATGCACCGAGCAGTACTGCTTTTCAGGAAGATTGGACGGCATTTCAAAATTCTGTCAG GATTATTGCAACTTGTGGAGAGCTTCTACGACAGTGCGGTGCCTTTGAGCAGCAGCTATCAAACAA GATCCTGGGCACTGCTGGTAAATACTTGTCAGAGTCCTACAGCCCACGCAGCCTGGCAGGTATCCAGGAGGCCAGCTCTACAGAGAGGAAAAGTGCCACCAAAAACCCTTGGCAGGAGTATAACTACCTTCAGAGAGGAAACATGACAGAATATAACAGCCTAATGGAGCTTCTGTACAATTTAAAG gaGAAAGGCACAGGTAACTCCAGTCTTTTAGCAGAGCCCAGAGCAGCGCTGACCAGACTGAACCAACAGGCCAATCAGCTGGCCTTCGACTCGGTCTTCCTCCAAATCAAACACCAGCTCTGCCTCGTCTCAAAGATGGAG AGCCAGGATGGGCCTGGATTAGGAGAAAGCTACACAGAGGATCTACCAACCTTCAGCCTCTCGCCACAAGAATACATAACAAAT ATTGGACAGTACCTAATGTCATTACCTCTCCACTTGGAGCCATTTGTGACACAAGAGGATCCAGCTCTTGAGATGGCTTTACACGCAGGGAAGCTGCCTTTCCCACCAGAACAAG GCGATGACTTTGGTGAACTGGATAACACAGCTGATTACTGGTTAGGATCTATCGCTCGGGCCACAATGCAAACATACTGTGATGCTATTCTGCTCATACCCCAACTCAGCCCACATTCCACTAAGCAACTGGCCACAGATATTG ATTATCTGAGTAATGTGATGGATGCTTTGGGACTGCAGCCTTCTCGTACTCTGCAGCACATAGTGACTTTGttgaggaccaaaccagaagaATACAGACAGACAGCCAAACTCCTGCCCAGACGCCTGAGCTCCACCATTGCAGCCCTCCGCGGCATCGACTACTGA